In one Thermodesulfobium acidiphilum genomic region, the following are encoded:
- a CDS encoding NADH-quinone oxidoreductase subunit C, with the protein MNYILVTTKKENLDNEIISLRSSGAQLLTIFANDERAISNNFKVYAIFLLKNGDIVELSFFVNPDKPFYESISRYFPSANWLEREIFDTFGIKPIDHPDLRPIVNFPDWPKGIFLMRKDFIDKKVNRGIAKDFNFIPVKGEGIFQVPVGPIHAGIIEPGHFRFFVFGEDMINLQAQLFFTHRGIEKRLEGLSINDALFHIERLCGVSSASHAYAFSKAIENIYDLQTPRYSEFSRIIILELERLYNHIGDIGNICAGVGFHLAVSRGAILKERLQQLNFKYFGHRYLRGIICPGGLNRKILFDDEMFVKLNSIEHELIELFESIKDYELLLDRFVTTGVLPKNIASEMGATGIALRASGINFDTRKDIGYSVYSDLEFNIPFQTEGDVFCRFVQRFEESIESFKIIKQCYEFIKKLDNKAFFTDLPENIRINTGIGFVETPRGTALHWVMLDDFGKIFRIHIRSASHRNWMVLPICIPGNIIPDFPLINKSFELCYSSCDR; encoded by the coding sequence ATGAATTATATATTGGTTACGACTAAAAAAGAAAATTTAGACAATGAAATTATTAGTTTAAGAAGTTCTGGTGCTCAACTTTTAACGATTTTTGCAAATGACGAGAGAGCTATTAGTAATAATTTTAAGGTATATGCTATTTTTTTATTGAAAAATGGCGATATTGTAGAATTATCATTTTTTGTTAATCCAGATAAACCTTTTTATGAATCTATTTCCAGATATTTTCCATCAGCTAACTGGCTTGAAAGAGAAATATTTGACACATTTGGAATAAAACCTATTGATCATCCTGACTTAAGGCCTATTGTAAATTTTCCTGATTGGCCTAAAGGTATATTTTTAATGAGAAAGGATTTTATAGATAAAAAAGTTAATCGTGGAATTGCTAAAGATTTTAATTTTATCCCTGTAAAAGGTGAAGGTATTTTTCAAGTTCCCGTTGGTCCAATTCATGCTGGGATAATTGAACCTGGCCATTTTAGATTTTTTGTTTTTGGAGAAGACATGATAAATTTACAGGCTCAGCTCTTCTTTACTCATAGGGGTATAGAAAAGAGATTGGAGGGCTTAAGCATAAATGACGCGCTTTTCCACATTGAGAGGCTGTGTGGTGTAAGCTCTGCATCTCATGCTTATGCTTTTTCAAAGGCTATAGAAAATATTTACGATTTACAGACACCTAGATACTCTGAATTTTCCAGGATAATAATTCTCGAACTTGAAAGGCTATACAATCATATCGGAGATATTGGCAATATATGTGCTGGAGTAGGCTTTCATTTAGCAGTAAGCAGGGGAGCTATCTTAAAAGAAAGACTTCAACAATTAAACTTTAAATATTTTGGACACAGATATCTTCGTGGGATAATATGCCCTGGTGGTTTGAATAGGAAAATACTCTTTGATGATGAAATGTTTGTCAAATTGAATTCTATTGAGCACGAGTTAATAGAGCTTTTCGAATCTATAAAGGATTATGAGCTCTTGTTAGATAGGTTTGTTACTACTGGAGTGCTGCCTAAGAATATAGCTTCAGAAATGGGAGCTACAGGAATAGCCTTAAGAGCTTCTGGCATTAATTTTGATACCAGAAAGGATATTGGATATTCCGTTTATTCAGATTTAGAATTCAATATTCCCTTTCAAACTGAAGGAGATGTTTTCTGTAGGTTTGTACAGAGATTCGAAGAATCTATTGAGTCTTTTAAGATAATAAAACAGTGTTATGAATTTATTAAAAAATTAGATAATAAAGCCTTTTTTACAGATCTACCTGAAAATATTAGAATCAATACGGGCATAGGGTTTGTAGAAACCCCAAGAGGTACAGCTTTGCATTGGGTTATGCTTGATGATTTTGGTAAAATTTTTAGAATTCACATTCGCTCTGCTTCTCACAGGAATTGGATGGTCTTGCCAATATGTATTCCAGGGAATATTATTCCAGATTTTCCGCTAATAAATAAGAGTTTTGAGTTATGCTACTCATCTTGTGACAGGTAG
- a CDS encoding hydrogenase 4 subunit F, translated as MILLFIVLIPIIFSFFCILPKQTKIIQWITSCAIILASLLAFISCFYVLSSGKILFLSNIFAVDLLSVPFVLVIAIVSLICSISSIGYVNRDIEINEMKKSYIKPFYILLLLFVCTMYLSVLCQNLGLIWVSIEATTVISALLVGFYRKRASLEAAWKYIILCTVGIAFALVGLILIYQAEQISLFNGVETLNWFKLISYGKNLDPNLMKISFIFIIVGYGTKAGIFPMHTWLPDAHGQSPAPISALLSGVLLNCAVYAILRHHLLLSSAVGSNFSSNLLVGFGALSMIFSVPFILTQRDIKRLFAYSSVEHMGIILIGFGLGNFFGVLGAMLHMFNHSIGKSTLFLSTGSIVKRYGSNNIARLKGIGQTKPITSIIFLCVLLAIAGSPPFGLFLSETYIAYAIFQKFGFFPGIVYLTLIATVFAAFMYYLGKMYFSNQRPDFKFKERIGLQHIFLSIPIVILIITGCFLTPSINIISKIVEYFMRGI; from the coding sequence GTGATACTCTTATTTATAGTTTTAATACCAATAATTTTTTCTTTTTTCTGTATTTTACCAAAACAAACTAAAATAATTCAATGGATTACCTCTTGTGCAATTATTTTAGCGAGTTTGTTGGCATTCATATCATGTTTTTATGTTTTATCATCAGGTAAAATATTATTTTTATCAAATATATTTGCTGTTGATCTTCTTTCAGTCCCATTTGTTCTGGTAATAGCAATAGTCAGCCTTATATGCTCAATTTCATCTATTGGCTATGTAAATAGAGATATCGAAATAAATGAAATGAAAAAAAGTTATATTAAGCCATTTTATATATTACTTTTATTATTTGTATGTACAATGTATTTATCAGTTCTTTGTCAAAATCTCGGCTTGATATGGGTATCCATCGAAGCAACTACTGTTATATCTGCATTGCTAGTTGGCTTTTATAGAAAAAGAGCATCTCTTGAGGCAGCATGGAAATATATCATTCTTTGTACAGTTGGAATTGCATTTGCGCTTGTTGGTTTGATTTTAATATATCAAGCAGAACAAATTTCACTATTTAATGGTGTCGAAACGCTTAACTGGTTCAAACTTATATCATATGGGAAAAATCTGGATCCAAATTTGATGAAAATCTCATTTATATTTATTATAGTTGGATATGGAACAAAAGCTGGAATTTTTCCAATGCACACATGGCTTCCAGATGCACACGGACAATCTCCAGCTCCAATAAGCGCTCTTCTTTCAGGTGTTTTACTTAACTGTGCTGTGTATGCAATCTTAAGGCATCATTTATTGCTTTCCTCAGCGGTTGGCAGTAATTTTTCCAGCAATTTGCTAGTAGGTTTTGGCGCTCTTTCAATGATATTTTCAGTACCTTTTATTTTGACTCAACGTGACATAAAAAGACTTTTTGCATATTCGAGTGTGGAACATATGGGCATAATTCTTATAGGTTTTGGTTTAGGCAATTTTTTTGGAGTGCTTGGCGCGATGCTTCATATGTTCAATCACTCTATCGGAAAGTCAACGCTTTTTTTAAGTACAGGCTCTATTGTTAAAAGATATGGGAGCAATAACATTGCAAGATTAAAAGGGATCGGTCAAACAAAGCCGATTACTTCAATAATATTTTTGTGTGTATTGTTAGCTATTGCTGGCTCTCCTCCATTTGGACTTTTTTTAAGTGAAACGTACATCGCGTACGCTATTTTTCAAAAATTTGGTTTTTTTCCAGGTATAGTCTATCTTACTTTAATAGCTACCGTATTTGCTGCGTTTATGTATTATTTAGGTAAAATGTATTTTAGCAATCAAAGACCAGATTTTAAGTTTAAAGAGCGTATTGGCTTGCAACATATTTTTCTTTCTATTCCTATTGTTATTCTAATAATTACTGGCTGTTTCCTTACACCTTCTATAAATATTATTTCAAAAATTGTTGAATATTTTATGAGAGGTATTTGA
- a CDS encoding respiratory chain complex I subunit 1 family protein: protein MVSINPSLVLVSIIQVIIALVFSPLVSGVIKKIKSRFQSRKGATIFQPYRDLLKFFKKESTISENSSIISIFAPFIVFASYLSACVLFPFLGFKNSSGYDLITFIYCFGVARFFIALAGMESGSSFGGMGSSREMMISALSEPVFSIVLFALSLSVLSYNLNSMLSSGWSIPGILLSISMFIIVIAESSRLPVDNPDTHLELTMVHEGMILEYSGPLLGIFHYASMLKQFILIALFVSIFSPNIENLVLDIFVKFLLFLLIVFLIAFIESIVPKMRLFKLPGFFFATGILGVLAILIYFIK from the coding sequence ATGGTATCGATAAATCCATCATTAGTTTTAGTTTCAATAATACAAGTCATTATCGCATTGGTTTTTTCTCCTCTTGTAAGTGGAGTTATTAAGAAGATAAAATCACGTTTCCAATCCAGGAAGGGGGCGACTATATTTCAGCCATATAGAGACCTTTTAAAATTCTTTAAAAAGGAATCGACAATCTCTGAAAATTCATCGATAATATCGATTTTTGCTCCTTTTATTGTCTTTGCTTCATATCTTAGCGCTTGTGTTTTGTTCCCCTTTCTTGGTTTTAAAAATAGTTCGGGATATGACCTTATTACATTTATATATTGTTTTGGAGTTGCAAGATTTTTTATTGCATTGGCTGGTATGGAATCAGGTTCGAGTTTTGGAGGTATGGGTTCTAGCAGAGAAATGATGATATCAGCTCTTTCTGAACCAGTTTTCTCTATAGTCTTGTTTGCTCTTTCGTTAAGTGTTCTTTCGTATAACCTTAATAGCATGCTTTCATCTGGATGGTCGATTCCTGGAATTTTGCTGAGCATTTCTATGTTTATAATTGTAATAGCAGAGTCTTCAAGATTGCCAGTAGACAATCCTGATACCCATTTAGAGCTTACTATGGTTCATGAAGGAATGATTCTTGAATATTCTGGTCCTCTTTTGGGAATTTTTCACTATGCATCTATGTTAAAGCAATTTATTTTAATTGCTTTATTTGTAAGTATTTTCTCTCCTAATATAGAAAATCTTGTTTTGGACATCTTTGTAAAGTTTTTATTATTTCTTCTTATTGTCTTTTTAATAGCATTTATTGAATCTATCGTCCCCAAGATGCGACTTTTCAAATTGCCTGGATTTTTCTTTGCTACTGGTATACTGGGCGTTCTTGCAATTTTAATATATTTTATAAAATAA